The following are encoded in a window of Amycolatopsis solani genomic DNA:
- a CDS encoding GNAT family N-acetyltransferase, whose product MTLPELTTARLRLRQLVAADREAVVKVFADPEMSRFFAADFSDPGAASAMVDRRLAYRGPAGQGHWVLERDGEVIGVAHLRPSSELPGGVPELGYYVASAHAGQGLATEAAEAVLDHGLGTLGLPAIWALVHEDNAASRAVAGRLGFLDVGTGVHYGDLHRVLVALPTGHGRPHHVELWVPDLAEAERSWGWLLGELGWREFQRWPAGVSWRLGGTYLVVEASPALSATAHERTRPGLNHLALHVATRAEVDALAARAPGHGWRALFADRYPYAGGTAHYAAYLENEAGFEVELVALEGPPPATS is encoded by the coding sequence ATGACGCTGCCGGAGCTCACCACCGCGCGGCTGCGGTTGCGGCAGCTGGTGGCGGCCGACCGGGAAGCCGTCGTGAAGGTCTTCGCCGACCCGGAGATGAGCCGCTTCTTCGCGGCGGACTTCTCGGACCCGGGCGCCGCGAGCGCGATGGTCGACCGGCGGCTCGCCTACCGCGGCCCGGCCGGCCAGGGCCACTGGGTGCTCGAGCGCGACGGCGAGGTCATCGGCGTCGCGCACCTGCGCCCGTCGTCGGAGCTGCCCGGCGGGGTCCCCGAGCTGGGGTACTACGTGGCGAGCGCGCACGCCGGCCAGGGGCTGGCGACCGAGGCCGCCGAGGCGGTGCTCGACCACGGGCTCGGCACGCTCGGCCTCCCGGCGATCTGGGCGCTGGTGCACGAGGACAACGCGGCGAGCCGCGCGGTGGCCGGGCGCCTCGGCTTCCTCGACGTCGGCACCGGCGTCCACTACGGCGACCTGCACCGGGTCCTGGTCGCGCTGCCCACCGGCCACGGCCGGCCGCACCACGTCGAGCTGTGGGTCCCTGACCTCGCCGAAGCGGAGCGCAGCTGGGGCTGGCTGCTCGGCGAGCTGGGCTGGCGGGAGTTCCAGCGCTGGCCCGCGGGCGTCAGCTGGCGGCTCGGCGGGACCTACCTGGTCGTGGAGGCCTCACCCGCGTTGAGCGCGACGGCCCACGAACGCACGCGGCCGGGCCTGAACCACCTGGCGCTGCACGTGGCCACCCGCGCCGAGGTCGACGCCCTGGCGGCCCGCGCTCCCGGCCACGGCTGGCGCGCGCTGTTCGCGGACCGCTACCCGTACGCGGGCGGGACGGCCCACTACGCGGCTTACCTCGAGAACGAGGCCGGCTTCGAGGTGGAGCTGGTCGCGCTGGAGGGCCCGCCACCCGCGACGTCGTGA
- the aroQ gene encoding type II 3-dehydroquinate dehydratase has translation MKVFVFNGPNLGRLGKREPSVYGSTTHDDLAALCVKTGEELGIEVEVRQTDHEGELVGWLHEAADGGNPVVLNAGAWTHYSIAVRDAAAQLSAPLIELHISNVHKREAFRHHSVLSDIATAVIAGLGVDGYPLALRWLAAHPG, from the coding sequence GTGAAGGTTTTCGTGTTCAACGGCCCCAACCTCGGGCGGCTCGGCAAGCGCGAGCCGTCGGTCTACGGCTCGACCACCCACGACGACCTCGCCGCGCTGTGCGTCAAGACGGGCGAGGAGCTGGGCATCGAGGTCGAGGTCCGGCAGACCGACCACGAAGGCGAGCTGGTCGGCTGGCTGCACGAGGCCGCGGACGGCGGCAACCCGGTGGTGCTCAACGCCGGCGCGTGGACGCACTACTCGATCGCGGTGCGCGACGCCGCCGCGCAGCTGTCCGCGCCGCTGATCGAGCTGCACATCTCGAACGTGCACAAGCGGGAAGCGTTCCGGCACCACAGCGTGCTTTCCGACATCGCGACGGCGGTGATCGCGGGCCTGGGCGTCGACGGCTACCCGCTCGCCCTGCGCTGGCTCGCCGCGCACCCGGGATGA